Proteins from a single region of Segatella copri:
- a CDS encoding M3 family metallopeptidase — MQDNIIQNRTNPFFVPYNTPHDTVPFERIRLEDYEPAFMEGIRRDDEATDKIVNDPAEPTFENTIARVDPDKGEHYYDLLSRVSNVFSCMMSAETCDEMEEIAQKMSPILTKHANDITLNKKLFERIKFVHDHPNRELTPEEKMLLDTSYDGFVRSGALLDEEGKEKLRKLTEEASMLTLQFSQNLLKENKAFTLHITDEAQLDGLPETAKAAAAHTAKEQEKEGWIFTLDYPSYSPFMTYSTQRELRKQMYMARNTVCTHDNEQNNLEICKRLVNLRRELAQLLGFETYADYVLRHRMASNTEHVYKLLNDLIEAYKPTAEKEVEEVEALAKKLEGEDFEMEPWDFGFYSHKLQMEKYNLDAEMLRPYFQLDKVIGGVFGLANKLYGITFKENKEIPVYHPDVKAYEVFDKDGSYLAVFYADFFPRKGKQGGAWMTEFQGQWIDHKGNNIRPHVSVVMNFTKPTEEKPALLTLGEVETFLHEFGHSLHGMFANTRFESLSGTNVWWDFVELPSQFMENYAIEKDFLRTFAFHYQTGEPLPDELIERIMKSRNFMAAYGCLRQVSFGLLDMAYYTQKKEFTADIMPYEKEAWKKAMILPQLQETCMTVQFSHIMAGGYAAGYYSYKWAEVLDADAFSVFKKNGIFDQKTAQSFRDNVLSKGGTEHPMVLYKRFRGQEPTIDALLERNEIKVQHKG; from the coding sequence ATGCAAGACAATATAATACAAAATAGAACCAACCCATTCTTCGTGCCTTACAATACACCGCACGATACAGTACCATTCGAACGAATCCGTCTCGAAGATTATGAGCCAGCATTCATGGAGGGAATCCGCCGTGATGACGAGGCTACAGACAAGATTGTAAACGATCCGGCAGAACCAACCTTTGAGAATACCATTGCAAGAGTTGATCCCGATAAGGGCGAACACTATTACGACCTCTTGAGCCGTGTATCTAACGTTTTCTCTTGCATGATGAGTGCTGAAACCTGCGATGAGATGGAAGAGATTGCGCAGAAGATGAGTCCGATTCTCACAAAGCACGCAAATGACATCACGCTGAACAAGAAACTCTTTGAGCGCATCAAGTTTGTTCACGATCATCCAAACAGAGAACTGACACCAGAAGAGAAAATGCTCCTGGACACCAGCTATGACGGATTCGTACGCAGCGGTGCACTCTTAGATGAAGAAGGTAAAGAGAAACTTCGCAAACTTACAGAAGAAGCCAGTATGCTCACTCTGCAGTTCTCACAGAATCTCTTAAAAGAAAACAAGGCTTTTACACTCCATATCACAGACGAAGCTCAGCTCGACGGACTTCCTGAAACAGCAAAAGCTGCCGCTGCGCATACCGCCAAAGAGCAGGAAAAAGAAGGCTGGATCTTTACACTCGATTATCCAAGTTATTCTCCATTTATGACCTACTCTACCCAGCGTGAGCTCCGCAAACAGATGTATATGGCACGCAATACGGTATGTACCCATGATAACGAGCAGAACAACCTGGAAATCTGCAAACGACTGGTAAACCTGCGCAGAGAACTCGCTCAGTTGCTCGGTTTCGAAACCTATGCCGACTATGTTCTTCGCCACCGTATGGCAAGCAATACAGAACATGTATATAAACTTCTCAACGACCTGATAGAGGCTTATAAGCCAACGGCAGAAAAGGAAGTGGAAGAAGTGGAAGCCCTTGCCAAGAAATTGGAGGGTGAAGATTTCGAAATGGAGCCATGGGATTTCGGCTTCTATTCTCATAAACTCCAGATGGAGAAATATAATCTCGATGCAGAAATGCTTCGCCCTTATTTCCAGCTGGACAAAGTGATAGGCGGTGTGTTTGGCCTCGCCAACAAGCTGTATGGCATCACCTTTAAGGAGAACAAAGAGATACCGGTATACCATCCAGACGTCAAGGCATACGAGGTATTTGATAAAGACGGAAGCTATCTGGCTGTATTCTATGCCGACTTCTTCCCTCGCAAGGGTAAGCAAGGAGGTGCCTGGATGACAGAGTTCCAGGGACAGTGGATAGACCATAAGGGCAACAACATACGTCCTCACGTAAGTGTGGTAATGAACTTTACCAAGCCAACAGAGGAAAAACCTGCTCTCTTGACATTAGGAGAAGTAGAAACCTTCCTCCATGAGTTTGGTCACAGTCTTCACGGCATGTTTGCCAATACCCGCTTCGAGAGTCTTTCGGGAACCAACGTATGGTGGGACTTCGTTGAATTGCCATCACAGTTTATGGAGAATTATGCAATAGAGAAAGATTTTCTCCGTACATTTGCCTTCCACTATCAGACAGGTGAACCATTGCCAGATGAGCTCATAGAGCGCATCATGAAGAGTCGCAACTTCATGGCAGCCTACGGTTGCCTGCGCCAGGTAAGTTTCGGATTGCTTGACATGGCATACTACACCCAGAAGAAAGAATTTACTGCCGACATCATGCCTTATGAAAAGGAAGCCTGGAAAAAGGCGATGATATTGCCACAGTTGCAGGAAACCTGTATGACCGTACAGTTCTCCCACATCATGGCAGGAGGTTATGCCGCAGGATATTATAGCTACAAATGGGCAGAAGTATTGGATGC